The sequence below is a genomic window from Nitrospiria bacterium.
TATTCTGAGGTTGGAAAACAACAGAAAGAAAATAGGGAACGATGATTAATTATAATTGTCTTTAACCTAAAAAAGCAATCCCCTCTTGAAAGAGACCTTTTGATTTGTTTTTTCAGATCAACATGTTAATAGTTTTGCATTTTGGTTAAATTTTGGTTTTAATGGTCTATATCAATTCAAACCCCAATCGAATGGAGGAGAAGATAAATGAACGATTTAATGGACCGGATGATTCGTGCTGCGATGCTCGATGTGCATCTTTATGAGGAGGTGGAAGCGGACAAAGGGGCGATGGGACAGGCGACGCTGGTCGTGGTTCTATCCGGTATCGCCGCTGGAATCGGAACCATGGGGGAAGGGGGCCTCGGCGGGATCATTTTGGGAACGGTTGCCGCCCTTATCGGGTGGTATATCTGGGCATTTCTGACCTACTTCATCGGAACAAAAGTACTTCCGGAACCCCAGACCCATGCAGATCACGGCGAATTATTGCGGACCATCGGGTTTTCAAGTTCTCCGGGACTCCTCCGGGCGTTGGGAATCCTTCCCGGAATGACAGGGGTCGTCTTTTTCGGCGCCTCGGTTTGGATGCTGGTGGCCATGGTGATTGCGGTCCGGCAAGCGTTGGATTATCAAAGCACGTGGCGGGCCGTGGGGGTTTGCGTCATCGGCTGGATCATCCAGTCCATCATTCTGGTAATACTGTTCACCCTATTGGGCGGCAGTCCTAAATCGGTATAGTCTGGACCATACAGGATAAGGTTCTTATACCGTTATTTTGACTCTCCCGGATCTAAATCACCTTAAAATTTTCCTTAAAAGGTCGCCTTCACTCCAATTCTCGGAACAATTCCCGGTGACGGAAATCCAACCGCCTCCTCGTAATCCGCATCGAAAAGATTATCCACCGCCAAAAAGTATTCCCAGTTCGGTTCAGGCTTCCAGGTCATCGCCAGATCCACCCGGACATAATCATCCAACCGGCGGTCTCCCGTTGGAATCGAGGAATCCAAAACCTTTCCGACATATAACGTATCTAAATGTAAAACAAGTTCCAAAAAAGGTTGCCATTGAATTGCTACGCCTCCTCTCCATTTCGGCCGGTTCCTGAGTTCTTCGTCCGTGTCTTTGATATCCGTTTCTAAAAAGGTGACATGGGAAATCAC
It includes:
- a CDS encoding YIP1 family protein; translated protein: MNDLMDRMIRAAMLDVHLYEEVEADKGAMGQATLVVVLSGIAAGIGTMGEGGLGGIILGTVAALIGWYIWAFLTYFIGTKVLPEPQTHADHGELLRTIGFSSSPGLLRALGILPGMTGVVFFGASVWMLVAMVIAVRQALDYQSTWRAVGVCVIGWIIQSIILVILFTLLGGSPKSV
- a CDS encoding TonB-dependent receptor; the protein is RISAGEGFKLPSFFALGNPIVGNPDLNPEKSKSFDLGIEQALWKNRANFKVNYFYNRFKGAIDLQEGPPPQLVNRSEIISKGIETEFSVRPVPQLDVISHVTFLETDIKDTDEELRNRPKWRGGVAIQWQPFLELVLHLDTLYVGKVLDSSIPTGDRRLDDYVRVDLAMTWKPEPNWEYFLAVDNLFDADYEEAVGFPSPGIVPRIGVKATF